A window of the Actinobacillus genomosp. 1 genome harbors these coding sequences:
- a CDS encoding amino acid ABC transporter ATP-binding protein, with product MIKISNIHKTFGNNTILRGIDLEIKKGQVVVILGPSGSGKTTFLRCLNALEMPEQGTITFDGSEPLSVDFSAKNIKKQILSLRRKSGMVFQNYNLFPHKTALENVMEGPVFVQGKKPEQAKAEAEKLLAKVGLSDKAQLYPFQLSGGQQQRVGIARALAIQPELMLFDEPTSALDPELVQDVLNTMKELALEGWTMVVVTHEIKFALDVADVVVVMDGGEIVEQGSPAQLFQNPQHERTKRFLHQIRAD from the coding sequence ATGATCAAAATTAGCAATATTCATAAAACCTTTGGCAACAACACGATTTTACGTGGCATCGATCTAGAAATTAAAAAAGGTCAGGTGGTGGTAATTCTTGGGCCGTCCGGTTCCGGTAAAACCACGTTTTTACGTTGTTTAAATGCGCTGGAAATGCCGGAGCAAGGCACAATCACATTTGACGGCTCAGAGCCGTTAAGCGTAGATTTTTCAGCAAAAAATATCAAAAAACAGATTCTTTCCTTACGCCGTAAATCGGGTATGGTGTTCCAAAATTACAACTTATTTCCACACAAAACCGCATTAGAAAATGTGATGGAAGGCCCGGTATTTGTGCAAGGCAAAAAGCCGGAACAAGCCAAAGCGGAAGCCGAGAAATTGTTGGCAAAAGTCGGTTTATCCGATAAAGCGCAGCTTTACCCGTTCCAACTCTCCGGTGGTCAGCAACAGCGGGTTGGTATTGCACGTGCATTAGCGATTCAACCGGAATTGATGTTATTTGATGAACCGACTTCGGCACTTGATCCGGAATTGGTGCAAGATGTACTCAATACCATGAAAGAACTTGCCTTGGAAGGCTGGACAATGGTGGTGGTTACGCACGAAATCAAATTCGCATTAGATGTGGCGGATGTGGTGGTCGTGATGGACGGCGGTGAAATTGTTGAACAAGGCTCGCCGGCACAACTTTTCCAGAATCCGCAACACGAACGCACTAAACGCTTCTTACATCAAATTCGTGCGGATTAA